The genomic segment GCGCTTGCGCGGCCGTCTTCGTCCACGGTTTGGCGGGCGAACTCGCCGCCGAGGCTTACGGCGACGGTCTCATCGCCAGCGACCTCAGCCAGCACTTTCCCAGGGCCTGGCAGGCCGTCAAGGGTGCCTAGGCCGTTACCTAGGCCGTCAAGGGTGTTTGGGCCGTCAAGGGTGTTTGGGCCGGCGACCGTCTTGGTGCCCGCGACGAGCGCCAACCTGGGGCCGGGCTTCGACTGTCTGGGGCTGGCGCTGGGGCTCATGCTCACGGTGCGCGCCGAGCCTTGGGCCCAAGACGCCTTCCGCTATAGCGGCGAGGGTCGTCTGCCCGACACGGCCGACAACCTCGTTCACCAGGGCTTTCGGGCGGTCTACGGCGAGTTGGGCCTCGAGGTGCCGCCGGTTCGCTTCGAGGTGCAGAACCCGATCCCGCTGGCGCGGGGCTTGGGCTCGTCGTCGGCGGCGCTGGTCGCGGGCGCGGCGCTGGCCGACCGGAGCTTGGGTCAGCCCCTGGGCCGGTACGGCGTCTTTCAGCTCTGCGCCCGGCTCGAGGGTCATCCCGACAACGTCGCCCCGGCGGTCTATGGCGGCTTTACCGTCTCGGCGGACGGGGGCGGGCGCTTCGTCAGCGAATCCCTGCCGCTGCCGAAGCGCTGGCAACTGCTCTTTGCCGTGCCCGGCTTCGAACTCTTGACCAGCCAGGCGCGCGCCGTCCTGCCCGCGGGCTACGCGCGCCAGGACGCCGTCTTCAACACCAGCCGCAGCGCCCTGTGGACGCTCGCGGTGGCCCTCGACAAGCCCGAGCTCCTGCGCGTCGCCGCCGAGGACCGGCTGCACGAGCCCTACCGCGAAAGGCTCGTGCCCGGCATGGCCGCCTGCCGCGAGCGGCTCTACGGGGCGGGCGCTATGGCCGTCTTCCTCTCCGGCGCCGGGCCGAGCCTGGGCGCGGTCAGCCTCGCGGACGAGGCCAGCGCGCGTTGCCGCGAGGCGATGCGGGACTTCGCGGGCGAAGGGGGGCGGGTGCTGGCGCTCGCCTCGGGTCCCGGCTACTGCTTCGTTTAAGCCTGGGTTCATCTGGGTTCAGCGAAGCGCCTCGAGCACCTTGAAGCCCCCCTGCCGCGCCCTTTCGCGCCACGATGACCAGTTCGCCAGCTCGAGTTCGTAAGGAAGCGCGGCGTTGGCGACCAGGACGAGCCGGCCGCCGGGCAGGAGGCGCCGCTTGGCAGCGGCGAGAAAGGCCCGCGGCACTTCCAGGACCACCCTCTTGCCGACGTGAAAGGGGGGATTGGCGAGGACCAGGTCGAAGCGCGCCTCGCCCCCAAGCGCGCTGTCGACGTCGGAGTGAAGAAAGGCGGCCTCCAAACCCAGGCTGGCCGCGTTGGCCCGGCTCGAGCGCACGGCGGCGAGGTCGTCGTCGAGACCGGTGACCTTGGCTCCCGCCCCAGCCGCCTTGAGCGCCAGGAGGCCGTAGCCGCAGCCGAGGTCGAGCACGCGCTGTCCCGCTAAGCTCGTCCCCGCTAAGCCCGTCAGCTCCAGCGCGTCCAGCAGCGCGGCCGTGCCGGGGTCGAGCTTGCCCGCCGCGAAGACGCCGGGCTCGGCCGCTAGCTCGAGCCCCGCCGCCTCGAAACGGATGGGCAGGGCGGGCCTCACGTCCTCTCGCCGCTTCGTCC from the Deinococcota bacterium genome contains:
- the thrB gene encoding homoserine kinase, whose amino-acid sequence is MFGPSRVFGPATVLVPATSANLGPGFDCLGLALGLMLTVRAEPWAQDAFRYSGEGRLPDTADNLVHQGFRAVYGELGLEVPPVRFEVQNPIPLARGLGSSSAALVAGAALADRSLGQPLGRYGVFQLCARLEGHPDNVAPAVYGGFTVSADGGGRFVSESLPLPKRWQLLFAVPGFELLTSQARAVLPAGYARQDAVFNTSRSALWTLAVALDKPELLRVAAEDRLHEPYRERLVPGMAACRERLYGAGAMAVFLSGAGPSLGAVSLADEASARCREAMRDFAGEGGRVLALASGPGYCFV
- a CDS encoding methyltransferase: MNDDVSSDGALSSYFSPKAQRLRLPGHDLAYYSKAGVRGHPNPHPGVLLMAEGLSLGALHLVDATAGAGLLALVAKARGLAEQVTVLEPSQAAGACAARTLAGLPEVTLTAALPWDGVAEADAVALAPATDRGTARVQAEIDGAHALLRTGGRLYAVMHKDEGAKRYEGYLKERLGALEVLAKRGGWRLVRGTKRREDVRPALPIRFEAAGLELAAEPGVFAAGKLDPGTAALLDALELTGLAGTSLAGQRVLDLGCGYGLLALKAAGAGAKVTGLDDDLAAVRSSRANAASLGLEAAFLHSDVDSALGGEARFDLVLANPPFHVGKRVVLEVPRAFLAAAKRRLLPGGRLVLVANAALPYELELANWSSWRERARQGGFKVLEALR